The Spirosoma foliorum genome has a window encoding:
- a CDS encoding multidrug effflux MFS transporter translates to MTRRQHFVIILILGTLSTISPFSIDMYLPGFPAIAKDLHTSISQVQLSLTAYLVGISVGQLLYGPLLDRFGRKLPLYAGLAVYLLASIGCALSTSIDMLIMMRLFQALGGCVGLVAAQALVRDLFPVNQIAQVFSLLTLVIAVSPMIAPTVGGYATIALGWHSIFLILAVITALILVGVYFVLPDGKAPDTALSLQPKAVLGSFFTVLKQPQFLIYALVGGLATSAPFAFLAGSSDVFMNIYHVNEQEYGWIFAILSVAVIAPTQLNRFFLKRFTSEQIIFATLRYQAVVGALLVFGTWAGWYGQYGLMVMLFLFLCGQGITGPNASALSLAPFVRHAGSAAALMGSFRMGFGACVSAAVSVLHNNTALPMVGVMLTVVVSGLLVLLIGQRAVQHRSRQEDVNAPVAEVML, encoded by the coding sequence ATGACTCGCCGTCAGCATTTTGTTATTATCCTGATTTTAGGGACACTCTCTACTATCAGCCCATTCTCTATCGACATGTATTTGCCGGGCTTTCCGGCTATTGCCAAAGATCTTCACACGTCCATATCGCAGGTTCAGTTGTCGCTGACCGCTTATTTAGTGGGCATTTCGGTTGGACAACTTCTGTATGGGCCTTTGTTGGATCGGTTTGGCCGAAAACTGCCGCTTTATGCCGGTCTGGCCGTTTATCTCCTGGCCTCAATCGGTTGTGCCCTAAGCACCTCGATTGATATGCTGATTATGATGCGCCTTTTCCAGGCATTGGGCGGATGCGTTGGTCTGGTGGCGGCTCAGGCGTTGGTGCGCGATCTATTTCCAGTCAATCAGATTGCTCAGGTTTTTTCGCTGCTTACACTGGTGATCGCCGTTTCGCCAATGATTGCTCCAACCGTTGGCGGCTATGCTACCATTGCGCTGGGTTGGCATTCGATCTTCCTGATTCTGGCTGTAATAACAGCGCTCATTCTGGTCGGTGTGTACTTCGTTCTGCCTGACGGTAAAGCGCCAGATACGGCTCTGTCTCTTCAACCGAAAGCAGTACTGGGAAGCTTTTTCACAGTGTTGAAACAACCCCAATTTCTGATCTACGCGCTGGTAGGTGGCCTGGCAACCTCGGCCCCCTTCGCGTTTTTGGCGGGCTCTTCTGATGTGTTCATGAATATTTACCACGTAAACGAACAGGAATACGGCTGGATTTTCGCCATTCTGTCCGTAGCCGTAATTGCACCCACGCAATTGAATCGGTTTTTTCTGAAACGATTCACCAGCGAACAAATCATTTTTGCTACACTCCGGTATCAAGCTGTAGTCGGAGCTTTGTTAGTGTTTGGCACCTGGGCGGGCTGGTATGGACAATATGGCCTGATGGTCATGCTGTTTCTGTTCCTATGTGGTCAAGGAATTACGGGGCCCAACGCATCGGCTCTCTCATTAGCTCCCTTTGTTCGTCATGCCGGGAGTGCCGCAGCGCTGATGGGAAGTTTCCGCATGGGTTTCGGAGCCTGCGTTTCGGCGGCTGTCAGCGTGTTGCACAACAATACCGCCCTCCCGATGGTGGGTGTTATGCTGACGGTTGTGGTTAGCGGATTGCTGGTTCTGCTGATTGGCCAACGAGCCGTGCAGCATCGAAGCCGTCAGGAAGATGTCAATGCGCCTGTGGCTGAGGTTATGTTGTGA
- a CDS encoding YybH family protein, whose product MNTSIRILVAATLFASCSQSTDTVNIQDLNRQFINAWNDKDSTKIISLLADDAHFLQGSTHFKGKAEVADKWVRETLPTLTDLKTNVVSSESDSKIAYEAGTFSVDVLPLNPKDPHAYGEGNYILLWKKGSDNTWKLSYAQLEDLPVQVKN is encoded by the coding sequence ATGAACACATCCATCCGCATTTTAGTCGCGGCCACCCTTTTTGCGTCCTGTTCGCAATCGACCGATACGGTTAATATTCAGGATCTTAATCGCCAATTTATTAACGCCTGGAACGATAAAGACTCAACCAAAATAATCTCGCTTTTGGCCGATGATGCCCATTTCCTGCAAGGTAGTACGCACTTTAAAGGGAAAGCAGAAGTTGCCGACAAATGGGTGCGCGAAACGTTGCCCACACTGACCGACCTGAAAACCAATGTAGTAAGCTCGGAATCAGATAGCAAAATTGCGTACGAAGCCGGTACATTTTCTGTCGATGTACTGCCGCTGAATCCGAAAGATCCACATGCGTACGGCGAAGGCAACTACATTTTGCTTTGGAAAAAAGGGAGTGATAATACCTGGAAACTGAGCTACGCGCAACTGGAAGATCTGCCTGTTCAGGTGAAAAACTAA
- a CDS encoding DEAD/DEAH box helicase translates to MHDHADSFDPDHDYWLEGITIPTLTDILLAKHSAGYNSFSDGYIDIQPQEIAVNQGLFTGAPRLTYFPTVTVTQTEESLLISCLCDAPKDKLCEHQVQVLSSLLRRREFRIFFDQALRHDAIKAVAKDYGLENEGQLDDFFDVDYQNKTLTIKPKRKELIPLSQADKDVLITSLLPKKTHLGPVVGQPISNLKRILVFTKHRYYNQFCLELFEAATARDGRIKNPLASVQPFEVLPKVDNLNDVKFYSAVARFQNQHRIKQEETDLESLRLVASNPAKLAVFYHSNSISENITAHSLTPVKLTVLKTKLALLVRQIDHFYEISGSLTIDGGTYELHTLTLKYDYFILLDDTLHLIGNPDYLRVIQFFTKQSSKIILHQSKYEAFQQEVLAKLEDQIQINYAYLKPATPAQLIEKGFNQVRERIIYLEDTENYVVLTPVMKYGPVEVPVLSTRQIHAVDSKGKPFTVKRDDDAEIQFTLAVLAQHADFQDQLHQNQFFLHKKHMLEEGWFLNAFEAWRTQDIQIRGFNALRNNKLNPHKGKVSVIVSSGLNWFETSLGLSYGKQQVTLKSLHKAIKNKSRFVTLDDGTQGLLPAEWLDRFTAYFQAGEVVDERIRTPKVSFASIGELYAEEQLMNDVKDQLALFTKGFADFKAIKPVAVPKELNATLRDYQKEGLNWLNFLDDLGFGGCLADDMGLGKTLQIIAFMLLLRDKKKAMTNLIIVPTSLLFNWQAEVAKFAPTLKIHTFYGADRALTKKEFGQYDIILTSYGTLLSEIRFLKEYPFNYIFLDESQAIKNPESQRYQAARLLQSRNKLVLTGTPIENHTFDLYGQLSFACPGLLGSYKHFRAHYSTPIDKFGDSNRARELQKKISPFILRRTKAQVATELPDKTEMILHCDMGVDQRSVYDAYEREFRNFLLTTKEGDIPRDRLHVLQGLTKLRQICNSPVLLNDDEFYGDSSAKIDILMEQIENKSPNHKILVFSQFVSMLDLIRNELAKRQIGFEYLTGQTRNRATIVDRFQTDDTIRVFLISLKAGGTGLNLTQADYVYLVDPWWNPAVENQAIDRSYRLGQKKNVVAVRLICPNTIEEKILLLQESKEELAGNLIKTDTAIAKSLSRKDLLNLLS, encoded by the coding sequence ATGCACGATCATGCCGATAGCTTTGACCCTGATCACGACTATTGGTTAGAAGGCATCACAATCCCTACGCTGACCGATATCCTATTGGCTAAACATAGCGCAGGGTACAATTCCTTCTCCGATGGGTATATTGATATCCAGCCGCAGGAAATTGCTGTCAATCAAGGGCTATTTACGGGTGCACCTCGCTTAACCTACTTCCCGACGGTTACCGTTACGCAAACGGAGGAATCGCTACTAATTTCCTGCCTTTGTGATGCGCCAAAAGATAAATTGTGCGAACACCAGGTGCAGGTTTTATCGAGTTTGCTTAGGCGCAGGGAGTTCCGCATTTTCTTCGATCAGGCACTTCGGCACGACGCTATCAAAGCGGTTGCCAAAGATTATGGCCTGGAAAATGAAGGACAACTGGATGATTTTTTCGACGTAGATTATCAGAATAAAACGCTAACTATCAAGCCTAAACGAAAGGAACTCATTCCATTATCGCAGGCAGATAAAGATGTTCTTATTACCAGCCTTTTGCCGAAAAAAACGCATCTGGGACCAGTGGTTGGTCAGCCTATTTCGAATCTGAAACGAATTCTGGTTTTTACGAAACATCGCTACTATAATCAGTTCTGTCTGGAGCTGTTTGAAGCTGCTACGGCGCGAGATGGCCGAATCAAGAATCCGTTAGCGTCTGTTCAACCTTTCGAAGTATTACCGAAAGTCGATAACCTGAACGACGTAAAATTCTATTCGGCCGTTGCCAGATTCCAGAATCAGCACCGCATTAAACAAGAAGAAACGGATTTGGAGAGCTTACGTTTAGTAGCCTCGAATCCGGCAAAGCTGGCCGTTTTTTATCATTCGAATAGTATTTCAGAAAACATTACGGCCCATTCGCTTACGCCCGTTAAGCTAACTGTTCTGAAAACGAAACTAGCCTTACTGGTTCGGCAGATCGATCACTTTTACGAGATTTCTGGATCGCTGACTATTGATGGTGGAACCTACGAACTTCACACGCTAACCCTTAAATACGATTATTTCATTCTACTCGATGATACGCTCCATCTAATCGGAAATCCTGATTATCTGCGCGTTATCCAATTTTTCACGAAGCAGAGCAGTAAGATCATTCTTCACCAGTCAAAATATGAAGCTTTTCAACAGGAGGTTCTGGCTAAACTGGAAGATCAGATTCAGATCAATTATGCGTATCTGAAACCGGCAACGCCAGCTCAGTTGATCGAAAAAGGCTTTAATCAGGTTCGGGAGCGAATTATTTACCTCGAAGACACGGAAAACTATGTCGTATTGACGCCTGTCATGAAATACGGCCCTGTTGAAGTACCCGTACTATCGACCCGGCAAATTCACGCTGTCGATAGCAAGGGGAAACCATTCACGGTAAAACGCGATGACGATGCTGAAATTCAGTTTACACTGGCAGTGTTAGCACAGCACGCTGATTTTCAGGATCAGCTTCATCAAAATCAGTTTTTCCTGCACAAAAAACATATGCTCGAAGAAGGCTGGTTTCTCAATGCCTTCGAAGCCTGGCGGACTCAGGATATTCAAATCAGAGGCTTTAATGCTCTCAGGAACAACAAACTCAATCCACACAAAGGGAAAGTTTCGGTTATTGTTAGTAGCGGTCTGAACTGGTTCGAAACTTCACTGGGATTATCGTACGGGAAGCAGCAGGTGACACTGAAAAGCCTGCACAAAGCCATAAAGAACAAGAGCCGGTTTGTTACCCTCGACGATGGAACGCAGGGCCTGTTACCTGCTGAATGGCTCGACCGATTTACCGCCTATTTCCAGGCCGGAGAGGTTGTTGACGAGCGTATCCGAACACCGAAGGTTAGCTTTGCGAGCATTGGTGAATTGTATGCCGAAGAGCAGTTGATGAATGACGTAAAAGATCAACTGGCTTTGTTTACGAAAGGCTTCGCCGACTTTAAAGCGATCAAGCCTGTCGCCGTTCCCAAAGAGCTGAATGCCACGCTCCGGGACTATCAGAAAGAGGGACTGAATTGGCTGAACTTTCTGGACGATCTTGGTTTTGGGGGGTGTCTGGCCGATGATATGGGACTCGGAAAAACGCTTCAGATTATCGCTTTTATGCTGCTCTTACGCGATAAGAAAAAGGCTATGACCAACTTAATCATTGTACCCACCTCGCTCCTATTTAACTGGCAGGCCGAAGTGGCCAAATTTGCTCCAACCCTGAAAATCCATACGTTTTACGGTGCCGATCGTGCGTTGACCAAAAAGGAGTTTGGCCAGTACGACATTATTCTGACATCTTACGGAACCCTCCTGTCTGAGATCCGATTTTTAAAAGAATACCCGTTCAATTACATCTTCCTGGACGAATCGCAGGCGATCAAAAACCCGGAGTCGCAACGTTACCAGGCAGCGCGATTGTTGCAGTCTCGCAATAAGCTTGTGCTGACAGGAACGCCCATCGAAAACCACACATTCGATTTATACGGTCAACTGTCTTTTGCCTGTCCGGGTCTTTTGGGGAGTTACAAACATTTCAGGGCTCACTACTCTACGCCCATCGATAAGTTTGGCGACAGCAATCGTGCCCGGGAACTCCAGAAAAAAATCAGTCCGTTCATCCTGCGTCGAACCAAGGCGCAGGTGGCCACCGAGCTACCCGACAAAACGGAGATGATCCTCCATTGCGACATGGGCGTAGACCAGCGGAGTGTGTATGATGCCTACGAACGTGAGTTTCGGAATTTCTTACTGACAACCAAGGAAGGAGATATTCCCAGAGATCGGCTGCATGTGTTACAGGGCCTGACCAAGCTACGACAGATTTGTAACTCACCTGTGCTGCTGAACGACGATGAATTTTATGGTGATTCATCCGCCAAAATCGATATACTGATGGAGCAGATCGAGAATAAATCACCAAATCATAAAATCCTGGTTTTCTCGCAATTCGTGTCCATGCTCGACTTGATTAGAAACGAGTTAGCGAAGCGCCAGATTGGTTTTGAGTACCTTACGGGGCAAACGCGTAATCGGGCTACCATCGTTGATCGGTTCCAGACGGACGACACTATACGCGTGTTTTTGATCAGCCTGAAAGCGGGGGGAACGGGTCTTAACCTAACGCAAGCCGACTATGTATACTTGGTTGATCCGTGGTGGAATCCAGCTGTTGAAAATCAGGCTATCGACCGGAGTTATCGCCTTGGGCAGAAGAAAAATGTAGTTGCCGTTCGGCTAATCTGCCCCAACACGATTGAAGAAAAGATTTTACTACTCCAGGAATCGAAAGAAGAACTAGCTGGCAATCTGATTAAGACCGACACGGCCATTGCTAAATCGTTGTCCAGAAAGGATTTATTGAATTTACTGAGCTAA
- a CDS encoding DUF2911 domain-containing protein: MKSNLLSAISAILLLTVVSINIATAQLKIPAASPLQTTKQSFALGDITLEYSRPATKGRAIFGDLVPYGKVWRTGANATSKITFSSDVKLGGKDVKAGTYGLFTIPGKTSWEVMLSKDLNLGANVADYKLDNEVVRVQVKPTTLPNKVETFTINIADILASSATLEIMWDNVRVPVPITADIDNIITKNIEASMASDKPAYFEAASYYYENNRDLSKALGWVNKATEQNPKAFWIMLLKARIELKLKDKKNAIASAEKTVTLATEAKNGDYVKMAKDLIASAKK, from the coding sequence ATGAAAAGCAATCTATTATCTGCTATTTCGGCAATCCTTTTGCTGACCGTAGTCTCCATCAACATCGCTACCGCACAGTTAAAAATCCCTGCTGCCAGCCCACTTCAAACTACCAAACAAAGTTTTGCCTTAGGCGACATCACCCTCGAATACTCGCGACCTGCAACCAAAGGACGAGCCATTTTTGGCGATCTCGTTCCGTATGGCAAAGTATGGCGCACAGGTGCCAATGCTACCTCGAAAATCACGTTTTCGAGCGACGTAAAACTGGGTGGCAAGGATGTAAAAGCGGGTACATACGGTCTGTTTACGATTCCTGGCAAAACCAGTTGGGAAGTCATGTTGTCCAAAGATTTGAACCTGGGTGCCAACGTAGCCGATTACAAACTCGACAACGAAGTAGTACGGGTTCAGGTAAAACCAACTACCCTGCCCAACAAAGTAGAGACCTTTACGATCAATATCGCCGATATTCTGGCCAGTTCAGCAACTCTGGAAATCATGTGGGATAACGTCCGTGTTCCAGTTCCTATCACTGCCGACATCGATAATATCATCACTAAAAATATCGAAGCGTCGATGGCATCGGACAAGCCAGCTTATTTTGAAGCGGCCAGCTACTACTACGAAAACAACCGGGACTTGTCGAAAGCTCTGGGTTGGGTCAATAAAGCGACGGAGCAAAACCCAAAAGCTTTCTGGATTATGCTGCTGAAAGCTCGAATCGAACTGAAGCTGAAAGACAAGAAAAATGCCATTGCAAGTGCCGAAAAAACCGTTACTCTGGCAACTGAAGCCAAAAATGGTGATTATGTTAAAATGGCCAAAGATCTGATCGCCAGCGCTAAAAAGTAA
- a CDS encoding MFS transporter, with protein MNKNLRWLIVFLLFIATGLSFLDRQVLSIAIIKIQQEFHITDVEYGMVNTSFLISYALMFTLGGWLIDRVGGKLGLAISVGVWSVANSLHAVMTTFSQLLTFRFFLGMGEGGCFPGAAWTVYRWFDKEERALANGIAIGGSAIGAVVAPPLTIWLSTNYGWRGGFLIPGLIGIAWVIAWLVTPWKKETMANVSQLEDGPKETVSFLELLNKRPTWIFIIIRFMLDPVFYFMMFWIPKYLSSVRNVSFEEIGKLFWIPFLALGIANILGGWFSGQLIAHQYTVNKARKTVMGIAAILTLSAPAISWVSSVDVAVALMAVFMFAHGFWITNYITSISDMFGQKATSTVVGLSGTAGAVSSLLLNPLMGVVIQRYSYTPLWIASGLLYPLAFVLLLVFIPRIKALSFGNKQEVKNQPLFTSTT; from the coding sequence ATGAACAAAAATCTCCGCTGGCTGATTGTTTTCCTCCTGTTTATAGCGACTGGCTTAAGTTTTCTGGATAGGCAGGTGTTATCGATTGCGATTATTAAGATCCAGCAGGAGTTTCACATCACCGATGTGGAATACGGCATGGTCAATACCAGCTTTCTAATCAGTTACGCACTAATGTTTACGCTTGGTGGTTGGCTGATCGACCGGGTGGGTGGTAAGCTAGGACTGGCCATTTCGGTAGGTGTATGGTCAGTGGCGAACAGCCTGCATGCGGTCATGACTACCTTTTCGCAATTGCTGACCTTCCGATTCTTCCTGGGTATGGGCGAAGGTGGCTGTTTTCCCGGAGCTGCCTGGACGGTCTACCGCTGGTTCGATAAAGAAGAGCGGGCCCTAGCGAATGGAATCGCTATTGGGGGTTCGGCCATTGGTGCGGTAGTTGCCCCTCCTCTAACGATCTGGTTATCTACTAATTATGGCTGGCGGGGAGGCTTTCTGATTCCGGGCTTGATTGGTATTGCCTGGGTAATCGCTTGGTTAGTAACGCCCTGGAAGAAAGAAACTATGGCCAACGTTTCTCAATTGGAAGATGGCCCCAAAGAAACCGTCTCTTTTTTGGAATTACTCAACAAACGGCCAACCTGGATATTCATCATCATTCGATTTATGCTCGATCCGGTATTTTATTTCATGATGTTCTGGATTCCGAAGTACCTCAGCTCGGTTCGGAATGTCTCGTTCGAAGAGATTGGCAAGCTATTCTGGATTCCTTTTCTAGCGTTGGGAATTGCGAATATTCTCGGCGGTTGGTTTTCTGGCCAGTTAATCGCTCATCAGTATACGGTCAATAAAGCCCGAAAAACGGTGATGGGCATTGCTGCCATCTTGACACTTTCAGCACCAGCTATTTCGTGGGTTTCGTCGGTAGACGTAGCTGTAGCGCTGATGGCGGTATTCATGTTTGCACATGGATTCTGGATCACCAACTACATTACCTCCATCTCCGATATGTTTGGTCAAAAGGCCACCTCAACGGTTGTCGGGCTATCGGGTACGGCAGGGGCCGTTTCCAGTTTATTGCTCAATCCGCTGATGGGTGTGGTTATCCAACGGTATTCGTACACGCCCCTATGGATTGCTTCAGGCTTGCTTTATCCATTGGCGTTTGTGTTGCTACTGGTGTTCATTCCCAGGATAAAAGCGCTGTCATTTGGGAATAAACAGGAAGTAAAGAATCAGCCTTTATTCACATCAACTACATAA
- a CDS encoding Rpn family recombination-promoting nuclease/putative transposase — MNLYNDNERFISILSDYGFKVTFGNETDTRFLRRALQALIQSPVTITKVEFIESEIPGLTKDSRSGVYDIACIDETGNQFIVEMQLSKYPDFIQRMKFYSFYRLNTLIRKGKYRFEGLPKIYCIGILAASIFPSISDYHNVAVLKNEKGELIDDQTTFITIELSKFKKRLAYIQTDLDKLIYTMKTLHKATNLKQFPQFWNEEWLEAAIKELDTRAMTPEKRMAYEMTLSANALAVENENKKIQEAINLKNIETVTKSLKRGKLTIEEIAEDSGVSVDFVLEIQRSLAKNQ, encoded by the coding sequence ATGAATTTATACAATGACAACGAGCGATTTATTTCCATTCTCTCTGATTATGGTTTCAAGGTGACCTTTGGCAATGAAACCGACACACGGTTTTTACGCAGAGCACTACAAGCGCTGATTCAATCGCCCGTAACGATTACCAAAGTTGAGTTCATTGAAAGCGAGATTCCGGGACTAACCAAAGACAGTCGAAGCGGAGTTTACGATATAGCTTGTATTGACGAAACGGGCAATCAGTTTATCGTTGAAATGCAGTTGAGCAAGTATCCAGACTTTATTCAGCGCATGAAATTTTACTCATTCTATAGACTGAATACTTTGATTCGGAAGGGGAAATACCGATTTGAGGGACTGCCCAAAATTTATTGCATTGGCATTTTAGCTGCCAGTATCTTTCCAAGCATAAGTGATTATCATAACGTCGCCGTTCTGAAAAATGAGAAAGGCGAACTGATTGACGATCAAACCACGTTTATTACAATAGAACTGTCTAAATTCAAGAAGCGGTTAGCCTATATACAAACTGATTTGGACAAGCTCATTTACACGATGAAGACCTTACATAAAGCCACCAACCTCAAGCAGTTCCCTCAATTCTGGAATGAGGAGTGGTTGGAAGCAGCCATCAAAGAGTTAGACACGCGAGCTATGACTCCTGAAAAGCGAATGGCTTATGAAATGACTCTTTCGGCCAATGCGCTGGCAGTTGAGAATGAGAATAAGAAGATTCAGGAGGCAATTAATTTGAAGAATATTGAGACGGTTACTAAGTCTTTGAAGCGCGGCAAACTCACAATCGAGGAAATAGCCGAAGACAGCGGAGTTAGTGTTGATTTCGTTCTTGAAATTCAGCGGAGTCTCGCCAAAAATCAGTAA
- a CDS encoding M61 family metallopeptidase, with protein sequence MKIIRLLLLVCASLFFQFSTAKPTLPLLYEVNLNDRADDEFKVTLHVNGLTADNAVYQFASTAPGTYQVMDIGRYVRSFKAFDGKGKEVKTTQVSTNQWKFDQPEKVRTVQYSVAETWDTPVNEHKPYNMCGTSIENDHVLINGQGVFGFPMGMQSAPIELKLNYPASWVVGTALDKNAKGNFIAPTYDRIVDSPILLGRLTKATTTVAGAQIDVYTYSKSDKIKSDQLLNNMQSMLTAAGQFLKQLPVKRYTFLYHFEDQSWGAWEHSYSSEYVIKEEEFSKKLADEMTSIAAHEFFHVVTPLNIHSEIIQQFNFETPTPSEHLWLYEGVTEWASDAMQLRGQIMDLPTYFGELSQKIAYDKSLDTTYSLSKLGLTCYTDEGQRQYGNIYARGALVAGLLDIRLLELSGGKRGLREVINELATTYGPDKSFPEKEFFTVFTEKTYPEIGDFFNRYIKAAEPLPFSDYYGKLGITYTPAIPTGEKVALLGMKPAFTGTKFVLTRITDPLLKAGLQENDEWVSFNGQPLSMDNISKIQTDLKQLKPGDTYEVTVRRNGQDITVKCPMLEKEGLKQYVFELNPQATPQQVQLREIWQKNL encoded by the coding sequence ATGAAGATCATACGTCTGCTTCTGCTGGTTTGCGCCAGCTTGTTTTTTCAGTTTTCTACTGCCAAACCAACGCTTCCGTTACTGTATGAGGTGAACCTTAACGACCGCGCCGACGACGAATTCAAAGTAACGTTGCACGTGAATGGATTAACTGCCGATAACGCTGTGTATCAGTTTGCGTCAACGGCGCCGGGAACTTATCAGGTTATGGATATTGGCCGATATGTACGCTCGTTCAAGGCATTTGACGGTAAAGGAAAAGAAGTGAAAACAACACAAGTATCGACCAACCAGTGGAAGTTTGACCAACCCGAAAAAGTCCGGACGGTTCAATACAGTGTTGCCGAAACCTGGGATACGCCTGTAAATGAACACAAACCGTATAACATGTGCGGTACGTCTATCGAAAATGATCATGTATTGATCAACGGGCAGGGGGTATTTGGTTTCCCAATGGGCATGCAATCGGCACCGATCGAATTGAAACTAAATTACCCCGCTAGCTGGGTAGTTGGAACGGCTCTAGACAAAAATGCGAAGGGTAATTTCATCGCGCCAACCTACGACCGGATTGTGGATTCACCTATTTTGTTGGGCCGCCTGACGAAAGCCACAACAACCGTTGCTGGTGCGCAGATTGATGTGTACACCTACTCAAAAAGCGACAAAATCAAGTCGGATCAATTACTGAACAACATGCAGTCGATGTTGACGGCGGCTGGTCAGTTTTTGAAGCAACTGCCCGTAAAACGTTATACGTTTCTGTATCACTTCGAGGACCAAAGCTGGGGTGCCTGGGAGCATTCATATAGCTCAGAATACGTGATCAAAGAGGAAGAGTTTTCGAAGAAACTGGCCGATGAGATGACGTCGATTGCTGCGCATGAATTTTTTCACGTAGTCACTCCATTGAACATTCATAGCGAAATCATTCAGCAGTTCAACTTCGAAACACCTACGCCTTCGGAGCACCTTTGGTTATACGAAGGTGTGACCGAATGGGCCAGCGATGCCATGCAATTGCGCGGTCAGATTATGGATTTGCCGACTTATTTCGGTGAATTAAGCCAGAAAATTGCTTACGACAAAAGTCTCGATACAACCTATAGCCTGAGCAAATTAGGTCTGACCTGTTATACCGACGAAGGCCAGCGTCAATACGGGAACATTTATGCCCGTGGCGCTCTGGTTGCGGGGTTGCTGGATATCCGCCTGTTAGAACTGTCGGGCGGGAAACGAGGGTTGCGCGAGGTTATCAATGAACTAGCTACTACCTACGGGCCGGATAAATCATTCCCGGAAAAAGAGTTCTTCACCGTTTTCACCGAAAAGACCTATCCTGAAATTGGTGATTTCTTTAATCGGTACATCAAAGCGGCTGAACCACTGCCCTTTAGCGACTACTATGGTAAACTGGGAATCACCTATACGCCAGCTATTCCCACCGGAGAGAAAGTTGCCCTGCTAGGGATGAAGCCCGCTTTTACCGGTACCAAATTTGTCCTTACGCGTATAACTGACCCCCTGTTGAAGGCTGGTTTACAGGAAAACGATGAATGGGTTTCGTTCAATGGTCAGCCGTTGAGTATGGACAATATCAGCAAGATTCAGACTGACCTGAAGCAACTGAAACCGGGCGATACCTACGAAGTCACGGTTCGGCGAAACGGGCAGGATATTACCGTAAAATGCCCGATGCTGGAAAAGGAGGGGCTTAAACAATATGTTTTCGAGTTGAACCCTCAGGCTACGCCACAACAAGTGCAACTCCGCGAAATCTGGCAGAAAAATTTGTAG
- a CDS encoding YMGG-like glycine zipper-containing protein produces the protein MKKTHQIVTLLMLAIISLGQYAEAQAIKGWGTGTNGAVIGAGSGAAIGAIINKRNRVVGGVVGGVVGGAAGYAIGKKSKRRWSPQATGTAIGTGAGAAAGAIINKRNRVVGGVIGGVVGGAAGYAIGKHKDNKNKAEAARIAAAERAAAQKAAADRAAANQAAHERAVAQQTAPATPAAQPGMPAVAAVAQTQGASLIDTTQPTTSYVLKAGYLPNDTYGDPLSPYPTSEYRRKSW, from the coding sequence ATGAAAAAGACACATCAGATTGTTACGCTACTTATGCTGGCAATCATTTCGCTTGGTCAGTACGCTGAAGCCCAGGCTATAAAAGGCTGGGGAACGGGTACAAATGGGGCTGTTATTGGTGCCGGTAGCGGTGCTGCCATAGGAGCTATCATCAACAAACGTAACCGGGTTGTCGGTGGCGTGGTAGGTGGAGTCGTTGGGGGTGCTGCTGGGTATGCCATCGGTAAAAAATCAAAACGACGCTGGAGTCCACAGGCAACCGGAACGGCCATTGGTACAGGAGCGGGTGCCGCTGCGGGTGCCATCATCAATAAACGTAACCGGGTTGTAGGTGGCGTGATTGGTGGGGTCGTTGGGGGGGCTGCTGGTTATGCTATTGGTAAGCATAAAGACAATAAAAACAAAGCCGAAGCCGCCCGGATTGCCGCTGCTGAACGGGCTGCGGCTCAGAAAGCTGCCGCCGATCGCGCTGCGGCTAATCAGGCTGCCCACGAAAGAGCTGTAGCTCAGCAAACGGCTCCTGCAACACCAGCCGCACAGCCAGGTATGCCTGCCGTTGCTGCTGTTGCCCAGACACAGGGAGCTAGCCTGATCGACACGACTCAACCTACCACTTCTTACGTGTTGAAAGCGGGCTATCTGCCGAACGATACCTACGGTGATCCGCTGTCGCCCTATCCAACTTCCGAATACCGCCGGAAAAGCTGGTAA